A single region of the Cyclopterus lumpus isolate fCycLum1 chromosome 16, fCycLum1.pri, whole genome shotgun sequence genome encodes:
- the LOC117745315 gene encoding glucocorticoid modulatory element-binding protein 1-like isoform X2, translating to MLLRQTLLTAGSVTRQHGACSWGLSDEREDELTPAVKNALWGVVMAAAEVTVSSGDVMTVKEEEEGDSSGINQNTQVILHLQPILHGINDAIADTGTTVLAIETHHDSKAEGEEIEYGYPITCGDSRAVLLFKKFVCPGINVRCVKFNDQLISPKQFVHLAGKATLKDWKRAIRLGGVMLSMRLPPGTSVQPSLSCLALDLLGGRVPPPTVLSGAAVHDAAEVEEPLEKKFSASAEWSPCPAREANSTTANGHGAKRKTGDTPDGVLSLWRGVADSGLMGEVLSSLQTELLATLKGVEVRSEKASLQEKDADILNSLCKMFGLLDSVKRALDLKRSHDEENKIHTNVYVSEDILEERRRQGCDESTSYKTLSSKHLRPQRHNPSNSQTHHLLPPVKTRPTPQPLSVTGLSAAAYAQLLINPQLFTHFSASTVQRHHIRAGRRDRDGHDAPLRREHEFSEPGNQEKLRRLVQEGEEGEDTLDIHKELGRRTVKYREDPRLRSEDVEETEGLYVIDRVVLGRKASKKHKSKLGRESISKGCWTK from the exons ATGCTTCTCAGGCAAACGCTGCTCACTGCAGGAAGTGTAACGAGGCAGCACGGCGCATGCTCCTGGGGGCTCTCTGACGAGCGAGAGGATGAACTAACCCCTGCTGTAAAAAACG CTCTGTGGGGAGTGGTGATGGCGGCTGCTGAGGTCACCGTGTCTTCAGGGGATGTCATGacggtgaaggaggaggaggaaggggactCCAGTGGCATCAACCAAAATACTCAAGTCATCCTGCACCTGCAGCCCATCCTGCACGG GATAAATGATGCCATTGCTGACACTGGCACAACGGTTTTGGCCATAGAGACGCATCATG ACAGTAaagcagaaggagaggagattgAGTATGGCTACCCCATCACTTGTGGAGACAGCAGAGCGGTTCTACTATTTAAGAAGTTTGTGTGCCCTGGGATCAACGTCAGATGTGTCAAA TTCAATGACCAGCTCATCAGTCCCAAGCAGTTTGTACATCTGGCAGGGAAAGCCACTCTGAAGGACTGGAAAAGGGCCATCAGACTGGGAGGGGTAATGCTCAG CATGCGGCTTCCTCCGGGGACTTCAGTGCAGCCAAGCCTGTCATGTCTGGCTCTTGACCTTCTCGGAGGACGGGTGCCTCCCCCGACAG TACTTTCAGGAGCGGCCGTGCATGATGCAGCAGAGGTAGAGGAGCCTTTGGAGAAAAAGTTCAGTGCATCAGCAGAGTGGAGCCCGTGTCCAGCCCGGGAAGCCAATTCCACAACAGCCAATGGACATGGTGCAAAGAGAAAGACGGGTGACACACCAG ATGGAGTACTGAGCCTGTGGAGGGGTGTGGCAGACTCGGGTCTGATGGGGGAGGTCCTGTCTAGTCTCCAGACTGAATTATTAGCCACTCTTAAAGGAGTGGAGGTTCGCAGTGAGAAAGCCAGCCTGCAGGAGAAAG ATGCCGACATACTTAATTCCCTGTGTAAGATGTTTGGCCTTTTAGACTCAGTGAAGCGAGCTCTGGACCTGAAGCGCAGTCACGATGAAGAGAACAAAATCCATACCAACGTTTATG TGTCGGAAGATATtttggaggagcggaggagacAGGGTTGTGACGAAAGCACCTCCTACAAAACTCTGTCCTCGAAACACCTCCGGCCTCAACGTCACAACCCATCAAACAGCCAGACCCACCACTTGCTGCCCCCGGTCAAAACAAGGCCGACCCCCCAGCCGCTCTCGGTTACCGGTTTATCTGCTGCCGCTTACGCTCAGCTCCTCATCAACCCTCAGCTCTTCACCCATTTCTCTGCCTCCACTGTCCAGCGTCACCATATCAGAGCTGGCAGGAGGGACAGGGACGGCCATGATGCCCCGCTGAGGAGGGAGCACGAGTTCAGTGAGCCGGGGAACCAGGAGAAGCTTCGCAGGCTGGTCCAGGAGGgcgaggagggagaggacacCTTAGACATCCACAAAGAGCTCGGACGGAGGACCGTTAAGTATCGAGAAGACCCTCGCCTGAGAAGTGAGGACGTAGAGGAGACGGAGGGCTTGTATGTTATTGACAGGGTGGTTTTAGGAAGAAAGGCgtcaaagaaacataaaagtaaGTTAGGCAGAGAAAGCATCTCAAAGGGATGCTGGACTAAGTAA
- the LOC117745315 gene encoding glucocorticoid modulatory element-binding protein 1-like isoform X3, translating into MAAAEVTVSSGDVMTVKEEEEGDSSGINQNTQVILHLQPILHGINDAIADTGTTVLAIETHHDSKAEGEEIEYGYPITCGDSRAVLLFKKFVCPGINVRCVKFNDQLISPKQFVHLAGKATLKDWKRAIRLGGVMLRKMMDSGQIDFYQHDTVCSNTCRSTKFDVLINSMRLPPGTSVQPSLSCLALDLLGGRVPPPTVLSGAAVHDAAEVEEPLEKKFSASAEWSPCPAREANSTTANGHGAKRKTGDTPDGVLSLWRGVADSGLMGEVLSSLQTELLATLKGVEVRSEKASLQEKDADILNSLCKMFGLLDSVKRALDLKRSHDEENKIHTNVYVSEDILEERRRQGCDESTSYKTLSSKHLRPQRHNPSNSQTHHLLPPVKTRPTPQPLSVTGLSAAAYAQLLINPQLFTHFSASTVQRHHIRAGRRDRDGHDAPLRREHEFSEPGNQEKLRRLVQEGEEGEDTLDIHKELGRRTVKYREDPRLRSEDVEETEGLYVIDRVVLGRKASKKHKSKLGRESISKGCWTK; encoded by the exons ATGGCGGCTGCTGAGGTCACCGTGTCTTCAGGGGATGTCATGacggtgaaggaggaggaggaaggggactCCAGTGGCATCAACCAAAATACTCAAGTCATCCTGCACCTGCAGCCCATCCTGCACGG GATAAATGATGCCATTGCTGACACTGGCACAACGGTTTTGGCCATAGAGACGCATCATG ACAGTAaagcagaaggagaggagattgAGTATGGCTACCCCATCACTTGTGGAGACAGCAGAGCGGTTCTACTATTTAAGAAGTTTGTGTGCCCTGGGATCAACGTCAGATGTGTCAAA TTCAATGACCAGCTCATCAGTCCCAAGCAGTTTGTACATCTGGCAGGGAAAGCCACTCTGAAGGACTGGAAAAGGGCCATCAGACTGGGAGGGGTAATGCTCAG GAAAATGATGGACTCCGGCCAGATAGATTTCTACCAACATGACACCGTGTGCAGCAACACCTGCCGCAGCACTAAATTTGATGTGCTGATCAACAGCATGCGGCTTCCTCCGGGGACTTCAGTGCAGCCAAGCCTGTCATGTCTGGCTCTTGACCTTCTCGGAGGACGGGTGCCTCCCCCGACAG TACTTTCAGGAGCGGCCGTGCATGATGCAGCAGAGGTAGAGGAGCCTTTGGAGAAAAAGTTCAGTGCATCAGCAGAGTGGAGCCCGTGTCCAGCCCGGGAAGCCAATTCCACAACAGCCAATGGACATGGTGCAAAGAGAAAGACGGGTGACACACCAG ATGGAGTACTGAGCCTGTGGAGGGGTGTGGCAGACTCGGGTCTGATGGGGGAGGTCCTGTCTAGTCTCCAGACTGAATTATTAGCCACTCTTAAAGGAGTGGAGGTTCGCAGTGAGAAAGCCAGCCTGCAGGAGAAAG ATGCCGACATACTTAATTCCCTGTGTAAGATGTTTGGCCTTTTAGACTCAGTGAAGCGAGCTCTGGACCTGAAGCGCAGTCACGATGAAGAGAACAAAATCCATACCAACGTTTATG TGTCGGAAGATATtttggaggagcggaggagacAGGGTTGTGACGAAAGCACCTCCTACAAAACTCTGTCCTCGAAACACCTCCGGCCTCAACGTCACAACCCATCAAACAGCCAGACCCACCACTTGCTGCCCCCGGTCAAAACAAGGCCGACCCCCCAGCCGCTCTCGGTTACCGGTTTATCTGCTGCCGCTTACGCTCAGCTCCTCATCAACCCTCAGCTCTTCACCCATTTCTCTGCCTCCACTGTCCAGCGTCACCATATCAGAGCTGGCAGGAGGGACAGGGACGGCCATGATGCCCCGCTGAGGAGGGAGCACGAGTTCAGTGAGCCGGGGAACCAGGAGAAGCTTCGCAGGCTGGTCCAGGAGGgcgaggagggagaggacacCTTAGACATCCACAAAGAGCTCGGACGGAGGACCGTTAAGTATCGAGAAGACCCTCGCCTGAGAAGTGAGGACGTAGAGGAGACGGAGGGCTTGTATGTTATTGACAGGGTGGTTTTAGGAAGAAAGGCgtcaaagaaacataaaagtaaGTTAGGCAGAGAAAGCATCTCAAAGGGATGCTGGACTAAGTAA
- the LOC117745315 gene encoding glucocorticoid modulatory element-binding protein 1-like isoform X1: protein MLLRQTLLTAGSVTRQHGACSWGLSDEREDELTPAVKNALWGVVMAAAEVTVSSGDVMTVKEEEEGDSSGINQNTQVILHLQPILHGINDAIADTGTTVLAIETHHDSKAEGEEIEYGYPITCGDSRAVLLFKKFVCPGINVRCVKFNDQLISPKQFVHLAGKATLKDWKRAIRLGGVMLRKMMDSGQIDFYQHDTVCSNTCRSTKFDVLINSMRLPPGTSVQPSLSCLALDLLGGRVPPPTVLSGAAVHDAAEVEEPLEKKFSASAEWSPCPAREANSTTANGHGAKRKTGDTPDGVLSLWRGVADSGLMGEVLSSLQTELLATLKGVEVRSEKASLQEKDADILNSLCKMFGLLDSVKRALDLKRSHDEENKIHTNVYVSEDILEERRRQGCDESTSYKTLSSKHLRPQRHNPSNSQTHHLLPPVKTRPTPQPLSVTGLSAAAYAQLLINPQLFTHFSASTVQRHHIRAGRRDRDGHDAPLRREHEFSEPGNQEKLRRLVQEGEEGEDTLDIHKELGRRTVKYREDPRLRSEDVEETEGLYVIDRVVLGRKASKKHKSKLGRESISKGCWTK from the exons ATGCTTCTCAGGCAAACGCTGCTCACTGCAGGAAGTGTAACGAGGCAGCACGGCGCATGCTCCTGGGGGCTCTCTGACGAGCGAGAGGATGAACTAACCCCTGCTGTAAAAAACG CTCTGTGGGGAGTGGTGATGGCGGCTGCTGAGGTCACCGTGTCTTCAGGGGATGTCATGacggtgaaggaggaggaggaaggggactCCAGTGGCATCAACCAAAATACTCAAGTCATCCTGCACCTGCAGCCCATCCTGCACGG GATAAATGATGCCATTGCTGACACTGGCACAACGGTTTTGGCCATAGAGACGCATCATG ACAGTAaagcagaaggagaggagattgAGTATGGCTACCCCATCACTTGTGGAGACAGCAGAGCGGTTCTACTATTTAAGAAGTTTGTGTGCCCTGGGATCAACGTCAGATGTGTCAAA TTCAATGACCAGCTCATCAGTCCCAAGCAGTTTGTACATCTGGCAGGGAAAGCCACTCTGAAGGACTGGAAAAGGGCCATCAGACTGGGAGGGGTAATGCTCAG GAAAATGATGGACTCCGGCCAGATAGATTTCTACCAACATGACACCGTGTGCAGCAACACCTGCCGCAGCACTAAATTTGATGTGCTGATCAACAGCATGCGGCTTCCTCCGGGGACTTCAGTGCAGCCAAGCCTGTCATGTCTGGCTCTTGACCTTCTCGGAGGACGGGTGCCTCCCCCGACAG TACTTTCAGGAGCGGCCGTGCATGATGCAGCAGAGGTAGAGGAGCCTTTGGAGAAAAAGTTCAGTGCATCAGCAGAGTGGAGCCCGTGTCCAGCCCGGGAAGCCAATTCCACAACAGCCAATGGACATGGTGCAAAGAGAAAGACGGGTGACACACCAG ATGGAGTACTGAGCCTGTGGAGGGGTGTGGCAGACTCGGGTCTGATGGGGGAGGTCCTGTCTAGTCTCCAGACTGAATTATTAGCCACTCTTAAAGGAGTGGAGGTTCGCAGTGAGAAAGCCAGCCTGCAGGAGAAAG ATGCCGACATACTTAATTCCCTGTGTAAGATGTTTGGCCTTTTAGACTCAGTGAAGCGAGCTCTGGACCTGAAGCGCAGTCACGATGAAGAGAACAAAATCCATACCAACGTTTATG TGTCGGAAGATATtttggaggagcggaggagacAGGGTTGTGACGAAAGCACCTCCTACAAAACTCTGTCCTCGAAACACCTCCGGCCTCAACGTCACAACCCATCAAACAGCCAGACCCACCACTTGCTGCCCCCGGTCAAAACAAGGCCGACCCCCCAGCCGCTCTCGGTTACCGGTTTATCTGCTGCCGCTTACGCTCAGCTCCTCATCAACCCTCAGCTCTTCACCCATTTCTCTGCCTCCACTGTCCAGCGTCACCATATCAGAGCTGGCAGGAGGGACAGGGACGGCCATGATGCCCCGCTGAGGAGGGAGCACGAGTTCAGTGAGCCGGGGAACCAGGAGAAGCTTCGCAGGCTGGTCCAGGAGGgcgaggagggagaggacacCTTAGACATCCACAAAGAGCTCGGACGGAGGACCGTTAAGTATCGAGAAGACCCTCGCCTGAGAAGTGAGGACGTAGAGGAGACGGAGGGCTTGTATGTTATTGACAGGGTGGTTTTAGGAAGAAAGGCgtcaaagaaacataaaagtaaGTTAGGCAGAGAAAGCATCTCAAAGGGATGCTGGACTAAGTAA